One window of Dysidea avara chromosome 11, odDysAvar1.4, whole genome shotgun sequence genomic DNA carries:
- the LOC136237627 gene encoding nose resistant to fluoxetine protein 6-like, producing MTTSLLFILVILPYVTALYGGEEPTETSYQFDLSYNDINISTSCSKALHKLFMLESTHSSLMLRYWDSWGKPSHGILEGHTSYLGYYDECINLKDTEFGETDYCIYAMQMNISTIQTPIPIQVGVCFPSACSSQEFARILSEMDITSVITVIGNPFSTGNNTMSVSINSNDKSATFCPQTDEDYDVSTILVLIACGVIVVMVMVGTTVDIILWLPSTDLLKSHQILSIYNGNIQACDNGNGLINEKDPLIPKQEQKSDRPTVKDFILAFSLYNTIPVLVSMKQSPSAIKALSGIRFHAIILIIMVHVADHFHLYHDLIQNPQYANELLTRFLLQPVSNISIAVESFFLLGAFLSSYLTFKDIEKYGRFRYLYFYLHRYFRISPLLYLYTIISINLVYHFGQGPLWSFPFLTPCNGNWWYNLLYLGNVKDPLETCTGVTWYLFVDMQLYILSPIIILLLNHYQYIGLMVISLVMIGATTAVGVQAGVNDDYHANVAVHPENIDQATDLYMKPHYRVNTYLIGILLGYIFYKKYWITNLSINKWLKLLIYVLLWVAAIILCTTTMFGAYNDDEFSKFQTIMYLMFNGPAWSIGLSIIIYICNTGYGGVVNSYLSWSVWEPLAKMTFGVYLCHIIIISMMFSTFQSTLILTDYILAILCVFVVVTSFAWSGVTFVFLELPVSKVVSLCFKLFGMENRQK from the coding sequence ATGACCACATCACTGCTATTCATACTTGTTATTCTCCCATACGTTACTGCATTGTATGGTGGTGAAGAACCAACTGAAACTTCCTACCAGTTTGATTTGTCatataatgatatcaatatcaGTACCAGTTGTAGTAAAGCACTTCACAAGTTGTTCATGTTAGAATCAACTCATTCCTCATTGATGTTACGTTACTGGGATTCATGGGGTAAACCAAGTCATGGTATATTAGAGGGCCACACATCTTATCTTGGGTACTATGATGAGTGTATTAACCTAAAGGATACTGAATTTGGTGAAACTGATTATTGTATTTATGCAATGCAAATGAACATTTCTACAATACAAACACCAATTCCTATTCAAGTTGGAGTATGTTTTCCCTCAGCTTGTTCCTCACAAGAATTTGCTAGAATCTTATCAGAGATGGACATTACTAGTGTAATAACAGTGATCGGTAATCCATTTAGCACAGGGAACAATACCATGTCTGTAAGTATTAATAGTAATGACAAGTCAGCAACTTTTTGTCCTCAAACTGATGAAGATTATGATGTGAGTACCATTTTAGTTCTCATAGCATGTGGAGTAATAGTTGTCATGGTGATGGTGGGAACTACAGTAGACATCATTTTGTGGCTGCCATCAACAGATTTGTTGAAATCACATCAAATACTCAGTATATATAATGGAAATATACAAGCATGCGATAACGGCAATGGTCTCATAAATGAAAAAGATCCATTGATACCCAAACAGGAACAAAAAAGTGATAGACCAACTGTGAAGGACTTCATTTTAGCATTTTCCCTGTACAACACTATTCCTGTCCTTGTATCCATGAAACAGTCACCATCGGCTATTAAAGCATTAAGTGGGATTAGGTTTCATGCAATAATTTTAATTATAATGGTTCATGTTGCAGATCATTTTCATCTTTACCATGACCTTATTCAAAATCCTCAGTATGCCAATGAATTGTTAACCAGATTTCTGCTTCAACCAGTTTCGAATATATCAATAGCTGTAGAAAGTTTTTTTCTACTGGGTGCATTTTTATCATCATATTTGACATTCAAGGATATAGAAAAATATGGCAGGTTCAGATACTTGTACTTTTATTTACATCGATATTTTCGTATTTCACCACTCCTCTACCTCTACACAATTATCAGCATAAACTTGGTTTATCACTTTGGTCAAGGACCATTGTGGAGCTTTCCTTTTCTTACACCCTGCAATGGCAACTGGTGGTATAACCTACTTTATCTTGGTAATGTTAAAGATCCACTTGAGACCTGCACTGGAGTTACCTGGTACCTATTTGTTGATATGCAGTTGTACATCTTATCTCCTATTATAATACTACTGCTCAACCATTATCAGTATATAGGATTGATGGTCATATCACTTGTAATGATAGGAGCTACTACTGCTGTAGGAGTACAAGCTGGAGTGAATGATGACTACCATGCCAATGTTGCTGTTCATCCAGAAAATATAGACCAGGCCACAGATTTGTATATGAAGCCTCACTACAGAGTTAACACGTACCTAATTGGTATACTTTTGGGATACATCTTTTACAAAAAGTACTGGATAACTAACCTGTCCATCAACAAGTGGTTAAAGTTACTTATATACGTTCTCCTGTGGGTAGCAGCAATAATTTTGTGTACAACTACGATGTTTGGTGCTTACAATGACGATGAGTTCAGTAAATTTCAGACCATAATGTACTTGATGTTCAATGGACCAGCTTGGAGTATTGGACTATCCATTATAATTTACATCTGTAACACGGGATATGGTGGAGTAGTTAATAGTTACCTATCATGGTCTGTATGGGAACCATTAGCCAAAATGACATTTGGTGTATATCTGTGTCACATAATCATTATATCCATGATGTTCAGCACATTTCAGTCCACTCTGATCTTAACTGACTACATCTTAGCtatattgtgtgtgtttgttgtggtGACAAGTTTTGCTTGGTCTGGTGTGACTTTTGTGTTTTTAGAGTTACCGGTATCAAAGGTTGTGTCTCTCTGCTTTAAGTTGTTTGGAATGGAAAACCGTCAGAAATAA
- the LOC136237628 gene encoding uncharacterized protein: MAYWSKEEAFKLISIWSEENIQAQLEGCKRNRQVYTKISRELSAAGYNRTYKQCREKLKKLKAEHKKISDKRKQTGEGRYPEWDYFDAMDTVLGHKPSTQPAVVVDTLEDSQVQDTQDDEQTQPEMGATPTNLDSSDNTVPSPTSTDVTDASGDVATTSQEQTEGSDGTAIEKATSRKRKKGKVDKAGEMMDKFIGMQEKSDKMFMELEMKRARLEEKQIEMDAQLRREEREFQLQMMNMLTRNSRGMLPPVAPSYPMHSTYGYDGYDPDATQDGL; encoded by the coding sequence ATGGCATACTGGAGCAAAGAGGAGGCCTTCAAGCTGATTAGCATATGGAGCGAAGAAAACATACAGGCCCAGTTAGAAGGATGCAAAAGAAACCGTCAAGTTTACACCAAAATATCGCGTGAGCTATCTGCAGCTGGCTACAATCGCACTTATAAACAGTGCCGGGAGAAATTAAAGAAACTTAAGGCAGAACACAAGAAAATCAGTGACAAGAGAAAGCAGACAGGGGAGGGAAGGTATCCTGAATGGGATTACTTCGATGCCATGGACACTGTGCTAGGGCACAAGCCATCCACACAGCCTGCTGTAGTGGTTGACACTCTAGAGGATTCCCAAGTGCAGGATACTCAAGATGACGAGCAGACGCAACCTGAAATGGGAGCCACTCCTACTAATCTGGATAGTTCCGACAACACTGTTCCCAGTCCAACCAGCACCGATGTCACTGATGCTAGTGGTGATGTAGCAACCACTTCTCAGGAGCAAACAGAAGGGAGTGATGGAACGGCGATTGAGAAAGCAACAAGCAGAAAACGAAAGAAGGGAAAGGTAGATAAGGCAGGAGAAATGATGGATAAATTTATTGGAATGCAAGAAAAGAGTGATAAGATGTTTATGGAGCTTGAGATGAAGAGAGCCAGGCTGGAAGAGAAACAGATAGAGATGGATGCGCAATTGAGAAGGGAGGAGAGAGAGTTTCAGCTCCAAATGATGAACATGTTGACTCGCAACAGTCGTGGTATGTTGCCACCTGTTGCTCCATCATACCCCATGCATTCTACTTATGGGTATGATGGCTATGATCCAGACGCCACTCAAGATGGCTTGTAG
- the LOC136239134 gene encoding nose resistant to fluoxetine protein 6-like — MTTPLLFILVILPCVTALYDVEEPAESSYQFDLSYDDINISTSCSKALHKLFMLESTQSPLMLRYWDSWGKPSHGILEGHTSYLGYYDECINLKDTDFGETDYCIYAMQMNLSTIQAPIPIQVGVCYPSACSSQEFARILSEMDITSVITVIGNPFSTGNNTISVSINSDDKSATFCPQTDEDYDVSTILVLIACGVIVVMVMVGTMVDIILWLLPTDLLKSPQILRKYNGSIQNGSIQTSGNENGLINEKDPLIPKQEQKGDRPTVKDFILAFSLYNTVPVLVSMKQSPSAIKALSGIRFHAITLIVMEHVSAFFPVYHGLIQNPWYANELLARFLLQPISNASLAVESFFLLSAFLSSYLTFKDIEKNKKFRYLYFYLHRYFRISPLLYLYTIISINLVYHFAQGPLWSFSFLVPCKDNWWYNLLYLGNVNDANDICFGVSWYLFVDMQLYILSPIIILLLYRYWYIGLMVISLVMIGATTVIGVQAGVSDDYYANVVAHPENIDQTTDLYMKPHYRVNTYLIGILLGYIFYKKYWITNLSINKWLKFLIYIVLWVAATVLCTTTMFGAYNDDEFSKSQTIMYLMFNGPAWSIGLSIIIYICNTGYGGVVNSYLSWPVWEPLAKMTFGVYLCHIIIISIMYGTFQSTVILTDYIYAILCVFIVVTSFAWSGVTFVFLELPVSKVVSLCFKLFGMDKR; from the coding sequence ATGACTACACCACTGCTATTCATACTTGTTATTCTACCATGTGTTACTGCATTGTATGATGTTGAGGAACCAGCTGAATCTTCCTACCAGTTTGATTTGTCGTATGATGATATCAATATCAGTACCAGTTGTAGTAAAGCACTTCACAAGTTGTTCATGTTGGAATCAACTCAATCCCCATTAATGTTACGATACTGGGATTCATGGGGTAAACCAAGTCATGGTATATTAGAGGGCCACACATCTTATCTTGGATACTATGATGAGTGTATTAACCTAAAGGATACTGATTTTGGTGAAACTGATTATTGTATTTATGCAATGCAAATGAACCTTTCTACAATACAAGCACCAATTCCTATTCAAGTTGGAGTATGTTATCCCTCAGCTTGTTCCTCACAAGAATTTGCTAGAATCTTATCAGAGATGGATATCACTAGTGTAATAACAGTGATCGGTAATCCATTTAGCACAGGGAACAATACCATCTCTGTAAGTATTAACAGTGATGACAAGTCAGCAACTTTTTGTCCTCAAACTGATGAAGATTATGATGTGAGTACCATTTTAGTTCTTATAGCATGTGGAGTAATAGTTGTCATGGTGATGGTGGGAACTATGGTAGATATCATTTTGTGGCTGCTGCCAACAGATTTGTTGAAATCACCTCAAATACTCAGGAAATATAATGGAAGTATACAAAATGGAAGCATACAAACAAGTGGTAATGAAAATGGTCTCATAAATGAAAAAGATCCGTTGATACCCAAACAGGAACAAAAAGGTGATAGACCAACTGTGAAGGACTTCATTTTAGCATTTTCCCTGTACAACACCGTTCCTGTCCTTGTGTCCATGAAACAGTCACCATCGGCTATTAAAGCATTAAGTGGGATAAGGTTTCATGCAATAACTTTAATTGTTATGGAACATGTTTCAGCCTTTTTTCCTGTTTACCATGGCCTTATTCAAAATCCTTGGTATGCCAATGAATTGTTAGCCAGATTTCTGCTTCAACCCATTTCAAATGCATCATTAGCTGTAGAGAGTTTCTTTTTACTGAGTGCATTTTTATCATCATATTTGACATTCAAGGATATAGAAAAAAATAAAAAGTTCCGATATTTGTACTTTTATTTACATCGATATTTCCGTATTTCGCCACTCCTCTACCTCTACACAATTATTAGCATAAACTTGGTTTATCATTTTGCACAAGGACCATTGTGGAGCTTTTCTTTTCTTGTACCCTGCAAAGACAACTGGTGGTATAACCTACTTTATCTTGGTAATGTTAATGATGCTAATGACATCTGTTTTGGAGTTAGCTGGTACCTATTTGTTGATATGCAGTTGTACATCTTATCTCCTATTATAATACTACTGCTCTACCGCTATTGGTATATAGGATTGATGGTCATATCACTTGTAATGATAGGAGCTACTACTGTTATCGGAGTACAAGCTGGAGTGAGTGATGACTACTATGCTAACGTGGTTGCTCATCCAGAAAATATAGACCAGACCACAGATTTGTATATGAAGCCTCACTACAGAGTTAACACGTACCTAATTGGTATACTTTTGGGATACATCTTTTACAAAAAGTACTGGATAACTAACCTGTCCATCAACAAGTGGTTAAAGTTTCTGATATATATTGTCTTGTGGGTAGCAGCAACAGTTTTGTGTACAACTACAATGTTTGGTGCTTACAATGACGATGAGTTCAGTAAATCTCAGACCATAATGTACCTGATGTTCAATGGACCAGCTTGGAGTATCGGACTATCCATTATAATTTACATCTGTAACACTGGATATGGTGGAGTAGTTAATAGTTACCTCTCATGGCCTGTATGGGAACCACTGGCCAAAATGACATTTGGTGTATATCTGTGTCACATCATTATTATATCCATTATGTACGGCACATTTCAGTCCACTGTGATCTTAACTGACTACATCTATGCTATATTGTGTGTGTTTATTGTGGTGACAAGTTTTGCTTGGTCTGGTGTGACTTTTGTGTTTTTGGAACTACCGGTATCAAAGGTTGTGTCTCTCTGCTTTAAGTTGTTTGGAATGGACAAGCGTTAG